Proteins from a genomic interval of Clostridium sp. 'deep sea':
- the mazG gene encoding nucleoside triphosphate pyrophosphohydrolase yields the protein MSNQLRIIGLGPGSWNQLTLKAKHEVENSKCLILRTKHHPMVKTMSQQGIKFSTCDNFYDEVNTFTDVYDNICKHVISNFKDNNLVHYAVPGHPLVLEKTVKQLIELCREKEIEVEIVSGISSLDVIYSYLKTDPSNGIIALDALNLPSKSIWSGKELLITQVYNKLTAGDLKLVLLEEYDAEHQIKILKSIGIASAETVINVPLYQLDWHEFDHLTSVYVPADKSASLNAISRLEDILEILRSPHGCPWDREQTHSSLKTSLLEETYEVLEALELKNMDMLCEELGDLLLQIVFHSQIAKENNDFCLKNVIKSINEKMIRRHPHVFADKIVNNTSEVLHNWEQIKMKEKSSKQNGPIGLLDNVTVTLPALMQAAKVQEKAARVGFDWDDISQVWDKLFEEINELQEAKGDTEKAEELGDVLFAVVNLSRFMDVDSEVALLQTVQKFKRRFKYIEKQVELSGKQITEFTLSELDAFWEEAKKNRL from the coding sequence TTGAGTAATCAACTAAGAATAATTGGTTTGGGACCAGGGTCTTGGAATCAACTTACCCTAAAAGCAAAGCATGAAGTAGAGAATAGTAAGTGCCTTATTTTACGAACCAAACATCATCCAATGGTAAAAACCATGTCACAACAAGGAATAAAATTTAGTACATGTGATAATTTTTATGACGAAGTTAACACATTTACGGATGTTTATGATAATATATGTAAGCATGTCATATCAAACTTTAAGGATAATAACTTGGTACATTATGCTGTACCAGGGCATCCATTAGTTTTAGAGAAAACAGTTAAGCAGTTAATAGAATTATGTAGAGAGAAAGAGATAGAGGTAGAAATTGTATCTGGTATTAGCTCACTAGATGTAATCTATAGCTATCTAAAAACAGACCCTTCAAATGGTATTATTGCTTTAGATGCCTTAAATTTACCTTCTAAATCAATTTGGTCAGGTAAAGAGTTGCTAATTACGCAAGTTTATAATAAACTAACAGCTGGTGATTTAAAATTAGTATTATTAGAAGAATATGACGCAGAACATCAAATAAAAATACTTAAATCTATTGGTATAGCCAGTGCTGAAACAGTAATTAATGTTCCCCTATATCAATTAGATTGGCATGAGTTTGATCATCTTACTTCTGTATATGTACCTGCAGATAAAAGCGCTTCTTTAAATGCTATAAGTAGGTTAGAGGATATACTTGAAATACTAAGGTCACCCCATGGTTGTCCATGGGATAGAGAGCAGACTCATAGTAGCTTAAAAACTTCATTGCTTGAAGAAACATATGAAGTTTTAGAGGCGTTAGAACTAAAAAACATGGATATGTTATGTGAAGAACTGGGAGATTTATTATTGCAAATAGTTTTTCATTCTCAAATTGCCAAAGAAAATAACGATTTTTGTTTAAAAAATGTAATAAAAAGCATAAATGAGAAGATGATTAGACGTCATCCGCATGTATTTGCTGATAAAATTGTCAATAATACTAGTGAAGTTCTACATAATTGGGAACAAATAAAGATGAAAGAAAAATCATCTAAACAAAATGGTCCTATTGGCTTACTTGATAATGTGACAGTCACCCTGCCAGCATTAATGCAGGCAGCCAAAGTACAAGAGAAAGCAGCACGAGTAGGATTTGATTGGGATGATATAAGCCAAGTATGGGACAAACTATTTGAAGAAATAAATGAGTTACAAGAAGCAAAAGGTGATACTGAAAAAGCAGAAGAACTTGGTGATGTGCTTTTTGCCGTTGTTAATTTGTCACGCTTTATGGATGTAGATAGTGAAGTAGCGCTACTGCAAACTGTGCAAAAGTTTAAACGACGGTTTAAATATATTGAAAAACAAGTTGAACTTAGCGGAAAACAGATAACTGAGTTTACGCTATCAGAACTTGATGCCTTCTGGGAAGAGGCTAAAAAAAATAGGTTATAG
- a CDS encoding HU family DNA-binding protein: MNKSALVKAIAEKTALTNKDVDKVVSMFLDEISKSIADGVNVRLVGFGTFERRIRRGREGHNPRKPEEKVYIPAHYVPSFKAGKNLKEIVKKTVE, encoded by the coding sequence ATTAACAAGAGCGCATTAGTTAAAGCTATTGCAGAGAAAACAGCGTTAACAAACAAGGATGTAGACAAGGTTGTATCAATGTTTTTAGATGAGATTTCTAAATCTATTGCAGATGGCGTTAACGTACGTTTAGTTGGTTTTGGAACATTTGAAAGAAGAATTAGACGTGGTCGTGAGGGACATAATCCTCGTAAACCTGAGGAAAAGGTTTATATACCTGCACACTATGTACCATCTTTTAAAGCTGGTAAAAACTTAAAGGAGATTGTTAAAAAGACAGTTGAATAA
- a CDS encoding RNA-binding S4 domain-containing protein, which yields MRLDKYLKISRIIKRRTLAKEICDQGRVKINDRPAKAGSDVTLEDILEIDFGSKIVTFKVLQILAHANKADASAMYEVLKESHVI from the coding sequence ATAAGACTAGACAAGTACCTTAAAATTTCTAGAATTATTAAAAGACGAACATTAGCTAAAGAAATTTGTGATCAAGGTCGAGTTAAAATAAACGACAGACCCGCAAAAGCAGGTAGTGATGTGACTTTGGAAGATATTTTGGAGATTGATTTTGGTAGTAAAATAGTTACGTTTAAAGTTTTGCAAATTTTAGCTCATGCTAATAAGGCAGATGCCTCAGCAATGTATGAGGTTTTAAAAGAAAGTCACGTAATATAA
- a CDS encoding SpoIID/LytB domain-containing protein gives MRKTIIVFIAMCLLFVGCSNGAESNKPEIPEAIKTADNTEPTIKLYDDKTGKITDVKFEKYIEGVVAAEMDVNWSVEALKAQAILARTFTLEKIADTGGVPARGAHASTLIEEFQAYDVSKVNDSVKKAVEETRGQVLANDNKFIKSWFHAYSGGYTATAIEGLDYDKVPTPYIQTVEDPGKSIVPQEISDWNAAIKKATIREKVSAKTGSTIPDFSEIKIAESGPSGRAIKVDIGGVVVSAAQFRLALDSKIVKSTFFKSITVEGDTVKMVGQGYGHGVGMSQWGAKSMADSGKNAEEIVKYFFKDVTLVKMWQ, from the coding sequence TTGAGAAAAACAATAATAGTTTTTATAGCAATGTGTTTGCTGTTTGTTGGCTGCTCTAATGGTGCTGAATCTAATAAGCCTGAAATCCCTGAGGCTATTAAAACAGCTGACAATACTGAGCCAACAATTAAGTTGTATGATGATAAAACTGGAAAAATAACAGACGTTAAATTCGAGAAATACATAGAGGGTGTTGTAGCTGCTGAAATGGATGTAAACTGGTCAGTAGAGGCACTTAAAGCTCAGGCCATTTTAGCTAGAACCTTTACCTTAGAGAAAATTGCTGATACTGGAGGAGTTCCAGCTAGAGGTGCCCATGCCTCAACCCTTATAGAAGAGTTTCAAGCATACGATGTTAGTAAAGTAAATGACAGTGTTAAAAAAGCAGTTGAAGAAACAAGAGGACAAGTATTAGCTAATGATAATAAGTTCATAAAATCTTGGTTTCATGCTTATAGTGGTGGCTATACAGCTACAGCAATAGAGGGTTTAGATTACGATAAAGTACCAACACCCTATATACAGACCGTAGAGGATCCTGGAAAATCAATAGTTCCCCAAGAGATAAGTGACTGGAATGCAGCTATTAAAAAAGCAACTATAAGAGAAAAAGTAAGTGCCAAAACAGGCTCTACAATACCAGATTTTAGCGAAATAAAAATAGCAGAGAGTGGTCCATCTGGCAGGGCTATTAAAGTTGATATAGGTGGAGTTGTTGTATCAGCTGCTCAATTTAGATTAGCGCTTGATAGCAAAATTGTTAAATCAACTTTTTTTAAAAGCATAACAGTAGAAGGAGATACTGTAAAAATGGTAGGACAAGGATATGGTCATGGGGTAGGAATGTCACAGTGGGGTGCAAAGTCAATGGCTGACTCTGGAAAAAATGCAGAAGAAATAGTAAAGTACTTTTTTAAAGACGTTACCTTAGTTAAAATGTGGCAGTAA
- the yabP gene encoding sporulation protein YabP, which translates to MEQNNKEHRMIITNREQLLIQGVLHISSFNDEEIILETDLGMLLVQGEELHIKQLNLDDSHIEIEGVVKTLDYLEDVGPEGFSRKKQGLIARLFK; encoded by the coding sequence ATGGAACAAAACAATAAAGAGCATCGCATGATTATTACTAATAGAGAGCAACTTCTAATACAAGGCGTTCTTCATATTAGTAGCTTCAATGATGAAGAAATTATTTTAGAAACTGACTTAGGCATGTTATTAGTTCAAGGTGAAGAGCTACATATAAAGCAACTAAATTTAGACGATAGCCACATAGAAATAGAGGGTGTAGTTAAAACTCTTGATTACCTTGAAGATGTAGGTCCAGAGGGCTTTAGTCGTAAAAAACAAGGTCTTATTGCTAGATTATTCAAGTAG
- the yabQ gene encoding spore cortex biosynthesis protein YabQ: protein MISIDTAWQFISIISLLVTGLVVAFIHDIYRALIKAMRIKGIVFAVAEIIFAFVVFIFVSAVMVWLTSGTLRPIYLISIIVGIIFYYLIWGKRIQNVLKRFIIMLKRVVFKIVGFIVRVCYVIGRIITWPLEAVFKITTCIANGFTCIMKIKR, encoded by the coding sequence GTGATTAGCATCGATACAGCATGGCAATTTATTTCTATCATAAGCCTATTAGTTACCGGATTAGTAGTAGCATTTATACATGATATTTATAGAGCACTTATCAAAGCAATGCGTATTAAAGGTATTGTATTTGCTGTTGCAGAAATTATCTTTGCCTTTGTAGTTTTTATTTTTGTAAGCGCTGTTATGGTTTGGTTAACATCAGGAACTTTAAGGCCTATCTATCTTATCTCAATTATTGTTGGAATTATTTTCTATTATTTAATTTGGGGTAAGAGGATTCAAAATGTTCTTAAGAGATTTATAATAATGTTAAAGAGAGTGGTCTTTAAAATTGTTGGCTTTATAGTGAGAGTTTGTTACGTTATAGGTCGAATAATAACTTGGCCCCTCGAGGCAGTTTTTAAAATTACTACTTGCATTGCTAATGGTTTTACCTGTATTATGAAAATAAAGAGATAA
- a CDS encoding septum formation initiator family protein — translation MRKKNSRPKKVYSRAKLRGQKVSGLKKSKKPKNKYKRILAAGVILVAILFCGKMFLMQRTQLNSLLSQKKELETEIAGIQENTAELHQEVSKLDDPEYIKIVARKEYGMVGKEDKVFVPARTSKER, via the coding sequence ATGCGAAAGAAAAATTCTCGCCCCAAAAAAGTTTATTCACGGGCAAAGTTAAGGGGACAAAAGGTCTCTGGATTAAAAAAATCAAAGAAACCAAAAAATAAGTATAAAAGGATTTTAGCTGCAGGAGTAATTCTGGTGGCTATCTTATTCTGTGGAAAAATGTTCTTAATGCAAAGGACACAATTGAATTCCTTATTGTCTCAAAAGAAAGAGTTAGAGACTGAAATAGCTGGTATACAAGAAAATACAGCCGAGCTTCATCAAGAGGTTAGTAAACTCGATGATCCCGAATATATTAAGATCGTTGCCAGAAAAGAGTATGGAATGGTAGGCAAAGAAGATAAAGTTTTTGTACCAGCAAGAACCTCAAAAGAAAGATAA
- a CDS encoding Ppx/GppA phosphatase family protein, whose amino-acid sequence MYQQEPQKKDKDMRYSVIDCGSNSFRMVVVEVINNKIVELYRDLKMVQLGADLTASGGIINKDTEERCILALQEFKNMAINYACQEIYCVGTSALRSASNSLDFCQAVSFKTGINIKVIRGEQEAWYSYCGATESKKLIAGVAVLDIGGGSTEVAITTKEKILSSSIKAGSVRLTNMFADNNKQIQLNEFLKLKQYVKDLWHSYWNNKKLPISRFIGVAGTITTLSAIKLKMEQYEPNRINGSSLTYNQILGLYNKLNDLTVEQRLKLTGLKSKKRAEIIVAGTAILLATLEYWQQSELEIRDNSLLQGVIFDKIIK is encoded by the coding sequence TTGTACCAGCAAGAACCTCAAAAGAAAGATAAAGATATGAGATATAGTGTAATAGATTGTGGAAGTAATTCATTTAGAATGGTAGTTGTAGAGGTAATAAATAATAAAATAGTGGAATTATATAGAGACTTAAAGATGGTTCAGCTAGGAGCTGATTTAACAGCCTCTGGTGGCATTATTAATAAGGACACTGAAGAAAGATGCATTTTGGCACTACAAGAGTTTAAAAATATGGCAATAAACTATGCCTGTCAGGAGATTTATTGTGTAGGTACAAGTGCCTTAAGGTCTGCTAGTAACTCTTTAGACTTTTGCCAAGCTGTATCATTTAAAACAGGAATAAATATTAAAGTAATTAGAGGCGAACAAGAGGCTTGGTACAGTTATTGTGGTGCAACAGAAAGCAAAAAGCTAATCGCAGGTGTAGCAGTGTTAGATATTGGTGGTGGCAGTACCGAAGTTGCCATAACTACTAAAGAAAAAATACTTAGCTCTAGTATAAAAGCTGGATCAGTGCGTTTAACCAATATGTTTGCTGATAATAACAAGCAAATTCAGCTAAACGAATTTCTAAAACTCAAACAATATGTGAAAGACTTATGGCATAGTTACTGGAATAACAAAAAACTGCCTATAAGCCGTTTTATAGGGGTTGCCGGTACAATAACTACATTATCTGCTATAAAGCTTAAAATGGAGCAATATGAGCCAAACAGAATAAACGGTTCATCATTAACTTATAATCAAATCTTGGGTTTATATAATAAATTAAATGATCTTACTGTAGAACAACGGTTAAAGCTAACTGGCTTAAAATCTAAAAAGAGAGCCGAAATAATTGTTGCGGGAACGGCAATTTTATTAGCAACCTTAGAGTATTGGCAGCAGAGTGAGTTAGAGATTAGAGACAATTCTTTATTGCAAGGTGTGATTTTTGATAAAATTATTAAATAA